Within the Armatimonadota bacterium genome, the region CAGCTCCTGCAGGAAGGAGACATTACGCACCACCACGTGCGGTGGAACCCGCAGGATAGTGGGCGCGAAGTTGAGGATGGCGGTTACCCCAGCATCTACCAGACGGTCCGCAACCTCCTGTGCTGCGCTGGCGGGTACCGCAATAATGCCAATGCGAGCACGGATATGCTTGTTGACCTCTTTCAGGCGATTCACATCCAGTATCTCGTGGTCCCACAGCATTCTGCCGATTTTGGCGTAGTTGTTATCGAACACCGCCGCGATGATGAACTTGTGCTCACGCAGACCGGGATAGCCCACCAGTGCGGAACCGAGGTTGCCTGCGCCCACCAGCAGCATCGGCTGCTCGCGATGGATTTTGAGGATTCGGGCAATGCGCCGGTGCAGCTCGCTCACCCTGTAGCCGACACCCGGCTTGCCAAACTCGCCAAAGTAGGACAGGTCCTTGCGAAATTGGGCAGCATTAATGCCTGTCTGCTCTTCGATGTCTGTGGAAGAGATGGTGTGCACCGCCGCTGCCTCGAGGTCGCTGAGCAACCGCAGGTAGGTCGCCATGCGCTCGAGAGTGGGGATCGGCACCCGATGATCATTGGTTTCTATCTTTGGACGACGTGCCATTCTCTGGATAAAGCCTCTCTGAGAAATATGCTCTTCGCAAAATATAGCATAGCTAGTAAAATTATACCCTTCTGAGGCACAAAGGGTCAAGAGAGCAAAAAATATGAAGAGTGACCGTTGACATCGCTGCATGGTCGTGCCATAATAATATTGAACATCTGTTCAAATGTTCAAAAGAAAACGAGGTCTTCAGGGTTTTGGACCGCGGAGGACGTGGAGGGACAGGGGAAACTTTCTGCGCCCTTCGCGTGACCGATGGTCCGTTCACTCCGTAACCGATGAAAAAGAGAGAACTCGCCATACAGTGTGCTCCTGACGAGCACGTAGATGCAACCGCCGTCGCTCGTGTGCAACAGTCGCTACCCGGTAGCCGCGAGCTGATGCGCATGAGAGAGATATTCGCCGCACTGGGCGACGCGACCCGCCTGCGTCTGCTGCTGGCGCTGAGCCGTCAACCGCTATGCGTGCACGAGCTGTCCGAGGTGCTGGATGTCAGCGTCAGCGCGGTTTCGCATCAGCTGCGTACGCTGAAGATGCTGAGGTTGGTCACTGCACAGCGCGTCGGAAAACGGGTGTACTACTCGCTGGATGACATGCACGTGCAACGTCTGCTCGAGGAGGGTTTGGAACACGCTCTGGAGCGATAGCCGATGACGAACACCAGCTCCCAACAACCCAGCAAGCCACAGAAGAAGACCTTCCGCGTGAAGGAGATGGACTGCGCGGACTGCGCAACGGGTCTGGAGCAGGCAGTACGTCGGGTGCCGGGCGTGCAGCAGGTGAAAGCCGTTTTCCACACCGGAACGTTGTGGGTGTGGACCTCACCGGAGGTGGACGAGAGCGCTCTACACAAGGCAGCACAGCAGGCTGGGTATCGGCTTCTGCCCCACTCAGCGCACAGTCATGGGGAGAGCGGGCACCAGCGGGTGGGAACAGTCGTTCTTGCTTCATTGCTCGGCGTGGTGGCTTTCGTCCTGCAGAGGCAGCAGTTTTCCGCATGGCTCTTCGTTCCCCTCTACCTCACAGCGATTGCTCTCGGTGGAACGCCCACTTTCATCAGTGGATGGCGAGCGGTGCGCCAGCGCAACCTGGACACTAACGCGCTGATGAGTATCGCGGTGCTGGGCGCGATAGGTTTGCAAGAGTGGGCAGAAGCCACAACGGTGGTCTGCCTGTTCGCTATCGGCAACCTGCTGGAGCACCTGACGACCGAGCGCACACGTCGCGCCATTCGCCAGCTGATGGATTCCGCCCCGGAGACCGCTACCCTCGTGACTCCGGAGGGCACGCGCACCATCCCCGCCGACCAGGTACAGCAGGATGACCGCATTCGTATCCGTGCCGGCGAGCGATTCCCGCTGGATGGCGAGGTCATAGAGGGTTACTCCGACGTAGACCAGTCCATGATCACGGGTGAAAGCCGTCCCGTACCTAAGTCTCCGGGCGACACGGTGTTCGCCGGCACACTCAACCAGACTGGCATGGTGGACGTTCGCGTGACACATACCTACGAGAACACTACGCTCGCCCGGCTCATCCATCTGGTGGAAGAGGCGCAGGAACACAAAGCTCCGCTGCAGCATCTGGTAGACCGTTTTGCCCGCGTCTACACGCCGGTCGTGATTGCGCTGGCAGTGTTGCTTTCCACGATCCCCCCTCTCCTCTGGGGCGATTTTGAGCGATGGTTCTTCCGCAGCCTGAGCTTATTGCTCATTGCTTGCCCCTGCGCGCTAGTTATTTCTACACCGGTAGCCCTGGTCGCTGCACTGGGAACAGCCTCGCGCCGCGGCGTCCTGATCAAAGGCGGCATTTTCGTAGAGGCGATGGCACAGGTGCGCGCGATGGTCTATGATAAAACCGGCACACTCACCACTGGCAAGATGCGCGTGCGCGAGGTGCAGTGCCTGGATAACGCCCCCGAGGAGCAGCTGCTGGCAATAGCTGCCGCCGTCGAAACAGCGTCTCACCACCCGCTGGCAGAGGCTTTGCGCGAAGAAGCCAGCCAGCGTGCCCTGTCGTTGCCCCCAGCGCAGCATGGCACGGTGGTACCCGGCAAGGGCGTGGAAGGCGTCGTAGACGGCAAGTTGTGCCGCGTCGGTAGCGCGGAATTTGCCTGCACGCATCTGGTTCAGGATATGCCCTTTCTTCCCAGCGGAGAGGAGGAGGACGCCACCCAGGTGTGGGTGCAGATAGATGGTAAAACGGTAGGGCGTATCCTTTTCGAAGACACCCGCCGTACGGAGGCGGCTGAGGTCGTTCGTGAGCTGCGCAGGATAGGTATAAACTACCATGTCATGCTCAGTGGCGACACGGCACCCATTGCGCGGCGCATTGCCCGCGACCTGGGATTGGACGAGGTGCGCGCTCCACTGTTGCCGGAAGAGAAGGTACAGGCGGTGCGCGAACTGCGCGAGCGGTTTGGAGCGGTAGCCATGGTCGGCGATGGCATGAACGATGCTCCCGCGCTGAAGGCAGCAACGGTAGGCATCGCCATGGGCGCCATCGGTAGCGATGTGGCGATAGAGGCAGCAGACATCGCCCTGATGAACGACGATTTGCGCCTCCTGCCCTATCTGGTACGCTTGAGTCGCGCCACAGTGAACATTATCCGGCAAAACATAGCCTTTGCCATTGGCACGAAACTGCTGCTGTTGGTTGTCGCCGCACCGGGATACCTGCCCCTGTGGCTGGCTGTCATGGGCGATACGGGTGTTTCGCTACTGGTAACGTTGAACGCGCTGAGACTGGTAAGGCATCAGCCTTCCTCTTCATAGCCGGTTCCACCATTTGCCCTGTCGCGTCTGGAAAGTGGGTATTGTGATTCGACGGGGTCGGGCGATATAATGAGAGGTGTTGATAGGCAGTCCCCATTCGAAAGGAATGGCATATTCGTTGCGAAGAAAGGGCGTGTTCCACGATGGCATCGCAAGCGGAAGACGAACTGCGCTATCGGGCGCTGTTTCAGTGTGCTCAAGATGGCATCTTTCTTTTTGATGCCGACACGGGACGATTCATTGAGGTCAACGAAGCCTTTTTGCGTATGTTCGGCTACTCCCCCCAACAGATTGCCCAGATGACCATCTACGATTTGCCAAAGGACAGCAAAGAGAACATCCAGCGAAACATCCAGAGGGTATTGCAGAATGGCTACTGGCAGCTGGGCGAACGTCTCTACTATCGGGCGGACGGCTCTTTGCTCCAGGTGGAGGTCTACGCCGCACTCCTGGACCTGCAGGATCGTCGCTACATTATGGCGGTAGCCCGTGACATTACGGAACGCAAGCGCAACGAACAGGAACGCCAGCGGATGCGCGAGCAGCTGGAGCAAGCGCGTAAGATGGAGACCATCGGCACGCTGGCAGCAGGAGTAGCACACGATTTTAACAACCTGTTGACCGCAATCATGGGCAATGCCGAGCTATTGCAGACTATCTATGCGGGCGACCCTCAAATCCAGGAGCGCACACAGCAGATTCTGCAGGCATGTGAGCGTGGCAAAAACATGGTGAACGCCTTGTTGACCTTTGGCCGCCGCGGCGTGACGGACATGCATCCGCAGCAGATGAACGAACTGGTCTCCTCTTCCCAGCAAATCCTGGTCTATATGCTACCAGCCAGCATTCGTGTGCAAACTCATCTCCAGCCTGATTTGCCGCCGGTCCACGCCGACGCCACACAGATAGAACAGATGTTGATGAACCTCTGTGCAAACGCCAGAGACGCTATGCCCGCAGGAGGCACCATCACCCTGCGCACCTGCAAGGTAACGCTGGACGCGCCCCATGTGATGTCGGGCAAGGAGTTGCTCCCCGGAGAATACGTGTGCATCGAAGTGGAGGATACAGGCGGAGGCATCCCGCCGGAATATCTACCCCACATCTTTGACCCCTTCTTCACCACCAAACCTGTGGGGATAGGTACCGGTCTGGGGCTGGCCACCGTGTACGGTATTGTGCTGGCACATGGTGGAGGGATCGAGGTAGAGTCTCAGGTGGGAGTGGGTACCCGTTTTCGCATTCTATTGCCCGCATGGACAGAGGGTCCACAGACACACCAGGCTCACGAGGAGACAGCCCAACACTGTTTGTTATGTCCGATTCGCGTGTTGTTTGTCGACGATGAGGCAAGTATCCGCGAGCTGTTCACCCGGATGCTTCAGCACGAGGGCTGTGAGGTGGAATCTGTTGCTAGCGGCGAGGAAGCATTGCAGCTGGTGCGGGAAAGAGGAGCGCATTACTACCACCTGCTCATTACCGACCTGACCATGCCGGGGTTAAGCGGGATCGGTCTGGCACGGCAGGTTTACCAGATAGCGCCCCATCTCCCCGTTATCCTGTGCAGTGGATATGGGGCAGATGTGGCAGAGCAGGCAGAGGAAATCCCCAATGTGGTCTGCTACGTTCAGAAACCCTATCGCCGCCAGCAACTGCTGGAAGCGATGGAGAAGGCTTTGAGGATTCACCCCTTTCCGTGCTAGTGCTTTGTCAAACCTTACCCTGAAGATGTTGATGTTGCCCCAGCGATGGAAAATCGCGGGCAACAGGGGACGAAACCTGCTCACGCAGGTTATCCACCCCCACAGGGGTTTTGTCCATGTTGCCCGCGACTTCCAGTCACCGGGTGGTCTATGAGAACATGGAGCCTTGGCAGAGTACTAGGGCAAGGGATTGTTTCTTTCACTACGCTCTCTCACAACAACACCTCTGGTCGCGACCTGTATGGACTGGCTTAAGGGCCACAGGTTGTCTCTGTTCTCAAATAGCTGTGTCCGGTCTCCGGGGGCGCTCTGCTGTCTCTCGCACACGGATCGTCCCTACGTCGCGAACCGGTGCATCTACCTTCACCACTGGAGACAGCCCCTCCACCTGCACTGCGCGCGGAACTGGTGGCAAACGACGCGCTTCTACCCGCAGCAGAAGCACATACTCGCCGTGCGGTATAGAGGGAAACTCAAAACGCCCGGAGGCATCCGTCGCCACGACACCAGCCACCACACGCCAGGCAAAGGGGCGAACCACCAACACCTGCCGCTGCGCACCGGGGCGGTTGCTGATCCACAGCAGCGCATCCTCTCGTCGAATGACCCCCACGCGCACGCCTTCCGCCGGTTGCCCGTTCCACAGGATTCTTCCCGTCATCTTGCCTGTCGGTGAGGCGTCCCGGCGCATCTCCTCCGGTATCTCGCCACGCCTGTACCATTCCTGCGCCTTCGCCTCGTCGCCAAAGCGCGCATACAGGTCACCCATTGTCTGACAGGCAGGTTGCGATTGCCGGAAGGGACGACAGCGCACGTGTAGCCAGTCCAGGTACCGCTTTGCTTCCGGCGTCACCGCACAGCGGGAAAGTGTCTCCACCATCAGCTGCACAAACTGCAGGCGTGGGGCGTGCTCGATGCACAGACGGTCAACCTCTAAACTGCGCACAGGGTCCCAGTCGATGGAGCGCACATCATGCAGGTGCACCAGCAGGAGACGTGCCAGAGTGGTCTGGTAACGCCGCGACTGCAGATACTGCTCTACTTTGTAGGTTACGCCCGGCTCATTGGGAAAACCCACGATGGTCTGGAAAGGGATTCTCGCGACGCGCGTCGTGCCGTCCGATGCGAGGAACAGAACGGTGTCAGTGCCCGCCTCACCGAAAGGAATTTGTTCCTTCTCTGCCATCTGGGTCAAGTCGCGTCCGTAGTCCATTCTACCCAGCACGATGCCGAAGAACAGCCAGACGCCAGCCAGTGTCGCCAGAGACAGGGGCACCAAAGCCGCTGCCAGTGCGCGCACACGCTGATGATAGTCCCGCGCCGGGGCAACGACCGCCGTCCACAGGCTGCCCCAGCAGAAGCTGCCCACCGCTGCGATTGCCAGCGAGATGCCCGTGAAGGTCAGCCAGCCGCGCGGATTGAAGTCAGCCAGGGCACGCACGCCCCCGGGTGGCGCGAATGCGACAGGAAAGTCAAACAGGAACCGGTAGAGCGCAGCG harbors:
- the rex gene encoding redox-sensing transcriptional repressor Rex, translating into MARRPKIETNDHRVPIPTLERMATYLRLLSDLEAAAVHTISSTDIEEQTGINAAQFRKDLSYFGEFGKPGVGYRVSELHRRIARILKIHREQPMLLVGAGNLGSALVGYPGLREHKFIIAAVFDNNYAKIGRMLWDHEILDVNRLKEVNKHIRARIGIIAVPASAAQEVADRLVDAGVTAILNFAPTILRVPPHVVVRNVSFLQELAVLSYHLEHEEEHSAASSTLQGEGV
- a CDS encoding transcriptional regulator, producing the protein MKKRELAIQCAPDEHVDATAVARVQQSLPGSRELMRMREIFAALGDATRLRLLLALSRQPLCVHELSEVLDVSVSAVSHQLRTLKMLRLVTAQRVGKRVYYSLDDMHVQRLLEEGLEHALER
- a CDS encoding cadmium transporter, whose amino-acid sequence is MTNTSSQQPSKPQKKTFRVKEMDCADCATGLEQAVRRVPGVQQVKAVFHTGTLWVWTSPEVDESALHKAAQQAGYRLLPHSAHSHGESGHQRVGTVVLASLLGVVAFVLQRQQFSAWLFVPLYLTAIALGGTPTFISGWRAVRQRNLDTNALMSIAVLGAIGLQEWAEATTVVCLFAIGNLLEHLTTERTRRAIRQLMDSAPETATLVTPEGTRTIPADQVQQDDRIRIRAGERFPLDGEVIEGYSDVDQSMITGESRPVPKSPGDTVFAGTLNQTGMVDVRVTHTYENTTLARLIHLVEEAQEHKAPLQHLVDRFARVYTPVVIALAVLLSTIPPLLWGDFERWFFRSLSLLLIACPCALVISTPVALVAALGTASRRGVLIKGGIFVEAMAQVRAMVYDKTGTLTTGKMRVREVQCLDNAPEEQLLAIAAAVETASHHPLAEALREEASQRALSLPPAQHGTVVPGKGVEGVVDGKLCRVGSAEFACTHLVQDMPFLPSGEEEDATQVWVQIDGKTVGRILFEDTRRTEAAEVVRELRRIGINYHVMLSGDTAPIARRIARDLGLDEVRAPLLPEEKVQAVRELRERFGAVAMVGDGMNDAPALKAATVGIAMGAIGSDVAIEAADIALMNDDLRLLPYLVRLSRATVNIIRQNIAFAIGTKLLLLVVAAPGYLPLWLAVMGDTGVSLLVTLNALRLVRHQPSSS